From Xiphophorus couchianus chromosome 7, X_couchianus-1.0, whole genome shotgun sequence:
GTAAGAGCATCCTAGAACATCAGAATTCTCTGACGAAACTATCTGTGTGACTATGTGAAGAAACCCAACCCTCTTTTCCTTGTTATGATAATAAAAAGCAGCTGAGAGGTGAGAGCCGGTggagttgatcccagacagttGTTTGACTGCTGTTCTCCGTGTCTGGCCTCTCGCCCCTCTTCTGTGGAAGAGGCGAAGTCCGGCTACAAAGGGGTTTGGTTTTATAGGACCACTCGTCTCAATGTTGGTGAAGAAACCATCTAACCCCTGTTCCATAGAGACCTGAGTAAATTCTGATATCTCTGTAACCAACAAAAATGGGGTCCCCATGGATATGGGGCCTCTTTTGCTCTGCGGCTGCTGcgtgtgtgttctgttttttcGGTCCAACCTCGCTGATCCACTGAGGGCGGCTGGTTCCTGTGTGGAGGACGCAATATCTATCCTTCGCTGCCTATGAACTGGTCAGGTACTTGTGCTCCCATGTTCATTTTTGATcacaccatcatcatctctACTACAGCAGTACACTCCCACCACATGCAACGGAGGACAAGTACAGGAATTGTTTTCCAACCACATGATCCTATCTGGGTTTCCAATGTTCCCAGGGAACACAAACATTGGAGTACTGCAGAAAAATGGGGACTGTCCCTTTTTCCATGGGTTGGAGTAGCAAAATCCACATTGATGATTGAGACACAGGATAAAGACCCTGCTAAATCTTACCATGGACATTGAGGAAGGACAGAACAAACAACTCAGTGAAATGCATTTGATGGTTCTTCAAAACAGAATGGTGTTGGACATACTGACAGCTAGTCAGGGTGGTGTGTGTGTAATGATAGGAACATGATGTTGTACTTATATTTCTGATGCCAATGAAACCCATATCAATGAAGCAATGTCTGTCTTGAAAAACCTGCAACAGGCCATGTCAAAGGACTCAGTTATCTCACGAGAAGACTTTCTTTCTTGGATTATATCccctatatacagtatattccctacatatattatatatagggaatttatgtttttatgttgtactATGACACATCTAAAGATAAATTTGCCCAAATTATGTGGCATGCTCACACATAAGATAAATGTAatcactttaaaatgtgtttgtatggAGGAATTTATGGCATTCCTATACAAgagatgttttacatttaaaaaacttacATCCTTTTGATGTTTGCTCAATAAATGATCAAGTTGCTTCAATATAAATATACTAACATGCAAAGATTTTCTTTATCATGTGAGAAATATGTGCATCACAATAAGACGacatgtttaatataaaaacatgacaaacataTTGTTTGTCAATAACCTTTTCATATTATATTTCTCTTTTGCTCAACATTTTAACAGATCTCATTTAATCTATTTCAACACAATTGTTATTGGTTTGCTATTGGTGGAGCCATTATGGTCCGAATATAAACAGTTTgaatattttgcagaaaaattaaaaattgatcTTCATATAAATTTAAGAACATCTGAACTTGATTCTTTCCTTTCAGACACAACGTGTCCTGTTGGGTGGCTGAAGTTCAATTGTTCTAACAAATCTCAGGTAATGGCTCCTGGGATGAAGGCAGAGCGGACTGCaaaagagaaggaggagatCTGGTGGTAATAAATAATCCTGAGGAGCAGGTGATGAGAGATTTTAGAGGGACACCgctaagaaaaattaaaattatgctTATTACGTTGTGTAATACAGTCAACAGGCATGTTGTCTTGTATTTTCTGCATAGTATTATGTAAACTTAAAACCATCAACCACCAGATATTCCACTGACAAAAAGGCAgcctgctttttttgttgtgaaaGTTTCTTCTGAAGCATTTAAATGAGTATTTAGTTATAATATGTGGGGTAATCAGTggtacaatttttaaaattagataatGGAGCAAACAAATTAGGAAACCAATTTAAgattaaactgatttttaaaaaaacacacattgcattgtttaacaacaaaaaggaaacctttttatgtcaacattttacagaattttctttctgaatttaAGAAGGACGCCTGGATTAGTTTGAGAGAAACTGAGGGATCTTGGTGGTGAGCTGATGGAACCTCTCTGAGTTTCACGTAAGGATCCGTAAAAAGTTTGATTAGACTAGAAAAATTGCTGTTCCTAGCAAAACAGCCGTGAAAATGCATATCTGCAGAATGATTGCTGCAGAATATGcaagaaaaagcagaacaaagccTAAGAAcctgaaaaagttgaaaaagctgaaaactaaaacatagtAAAAGAAATAGCATAAATTAGCAGAAGCAGAAACTAGTATAAAACCTGAAATAGTTGAAAAAGTTAATGATTGAAAAATGTGAGCAGGATCTTAATCAGTGAGAATGCAACAATGCATTATCACTGATTAAACTAGAGTAACTAAGAATATCTAGACACAGGAAATAAGCATAAACCAGATAAACATTTCCTCTTATGTAAAATATCAAGATTGGCAACTAACCTTGAACTGACAAATctgagtttgtgtgtttatttattttgttactttatttaCTGCCACCTTTTGCTTCAGACACAGTTTGGTGTAATTTCCAAATGGAGTATAATTAGACAGACAAATGAAACAGTGTATATATGTTGAAAGTTTAACAGTAAAACTTCTTCATTAATGAATGGATTTCCTGTCTGATGCTCTGAGACGTTCTCTAAAAATGGAATAATAGGTTGAGTATAAACAGGCAAAGgaaatggagaaagaaagaagaaaagaaagaaacaagtgAACAAATGATcgactgaaacagaaaaaaatcgaATGAATGAACAAACTTCAATGCTGCTCAGTGGTTCAAAAATCTTTTCTCACCAGTAAAATTTGTAATTCTTTTGGAAATCTAAATGATCACCAGAACTTGAAGAGTACAAAAAAGACACCTCCAGAACCTGAAAGCTTACTATTTAATTGCCTTAAAAAGctacaaaagagaaaataaaatacaacatacaGATCCAACTTTTCAAGATAATATCATCCATTACAACACTTTCCAACGCCATCATCACCATGGACAGTAACCAGTACAGTAAACGTAGCAGATAGAAGCTTTTGTTCTGTCAAGTAACCAAAAGAGGCTTTTAGTACCTGCTGTTCTGCTGGTTGTAAGTTCACTGAACACACATTAGTTAATGATAATTGATCACATGATCAAATGTTGAGACCTGAAATTATATGAGTCACTCAGACTGTGTGGACAGGAATGTGTTCATATTCACTAAGATGAACTGCTGAGCTCCACTCAGAGATGAGTCTTATGGTGAGAATGATATAGTTTGTTTACTGTCTTTGTCATGAATTGTGGTagagaggtggtgaggcagacgcagaggACCCATGTTGGAGTgaattaaagataatttaatGGTGAAAATGCAATTCCAAAGTCCAGAAATCCAGGCAACACAGAAAAGCAGACACAACAAAGTTCAGAGCTGGTAGCAACTGGGATAATTAAACCTTAACAACAGACTTGACAGCAGACAAGACGAGAACCCAACAAGGAAccaggaacacaggtgggattaaatacacagggagacaaTAAGGAGAAACAAGGGACAGCTGGGGACAATCAAGGGGTGGACAGGACAACAAAGAGactgaattaaatgaaaacgacacaaaaacctaaattaacacagagaaaaacccaaATCCTCACAGTCTTGttacaaaacaagaagaattGAATAACATGATTTGTCAATAAACAAACAGTGCAGTTTTTTGTCCTTGTGGTTCCTGAGAAATAATCCAAATGGGTCAACAATAGAATCTCCCCACAGTTATACTTAAAACTAGTCTtgtggtattttcttttcttctgttcatGAGTTCACTGAttttcatcatcattattattattattaaacatcaaTTGGGTGTTTAGCGCCACCCTTTGGAGTTTCAGTGTTGGTGCACACAGTTGTTGCAGTCACTACAATCAGGCCTTCATGTCGACGTTCACAGAGACCACAGAGGCCAGTCACAGGCAACAATGCAGTCAAGCATAAAGCAGAGCAAGCTAAACTTAGTCTCAACTGTAAAGCAATTCCTAACACACTCCCAATTTAGACTGGATCCTTTTCACAGATCCACTGCATAGAAGAAGAACAATTACGATCATTCCACAACTTTTCAGTGTTGATATGTGCACAGTCCTCTTCCCCCCAATATGGGTCTCCACCACCATTATCAGGCTGTTTTTTTGACCAGTATTTGGTAAGTCTGCAAACAAGAAAATCATTTCACAGCTTATATATAACAATGTTATGAAAtaagaaatctgacattttaagcTCTTTAGGAGGCCATGTAGAGCCATTTGGTGAAGTCTCTCTTTGAGTCCATTAAATGGACGgtattgtgtattttacaaACTGTGCCATTGACAGCATAATCAATCCCACACACAATGCtgctttcagttgttataaaatgctgttttttcatATATTCTTTATATTAATTGGTATGTTTCTTGTggaggaaataattatttgatccCCCTCTGATGTTGAAAGTTTGTACTGTGACAAATAATTTAACAGTCTATGATTTTTATGGGAGCTCTATTTTAGCAGTGAGAGATAggatataaaaaataatgtagaaaactaagtaatatttaaataaaaaatataattaccaTTTTATTGAgggaaataagtatttgatgACTAATGTTGGCTCCCACAGACCACCTGATCTCGGTGAAGTTGTTTCCTGCATTAGAATCATCTGCCCAAATTGTCACTCGTATAAAAGGTCACCTGCCAACAGACTCAGTGACACCCCAACATATCCACCATGGGCAAAACTAAAGAGCTGTCTAAAGATGTCAGGGACAAAATTATTGACCTACTCAAGGCTGGGATGGGCTATAGAGCCAAAAGTAACAAGATGGCTGAGGAGGTGACAACTGTTGGGGCAAATATTCAGAAGTGGAAGAAATACAACATTACTGTCAATCAGCCCAGACCTGGAGCTCCATGCAAGATATCACCTCATGAAGTCTCATTGATCATGAGAAAAATTTAACATCAGCCAAGAACTATATGAGGGAAGCTGATTAATGATCTCAAGACAGCTTGGACCACAGTCTCCAAAAAAACCATTGGTAATACACTGAGAAATCCTGCAGTGCACGCAAGGTTTCTCTGTTCATGAAGCCTCACGTCCAGGCCCACCACAAGTTTGTCAATGAACCTATTAATGACTCTGAGAGAGATTGGGAGAAAGTActgtggtcagatgagaccaagaTTGAGCTCTTTGGCCACAACTCAACTCCACGTGTTTTGAGGAAGGAAAATACAGAATATGACCCTAAGAACACCATCCCCACTGTTAATCATGGTGGTGGAAGTATTATGTTTGggcagtgtttttcttctaagGGCACAGGCCAACTTCACCGCATCGACAGGAAGTTAAACATTGCCATGTATCGCAAAGTCCTGGTGACAACCTCCTTGCCTCTGCCAGGTCACTGAAAATGGGTCATTGATGGGTCTTCCAGCGCTGCAATGACCCAAACATACAGCCAAGGAAACAAAGACGTGGCTCCAGAAGAAGCATATCAAAGTCAAGGAATGACCCAGCCAGTTCCTGACCTcaatccaaatgaaaatctatGGAGAGAGCTGAGGCTTCGCGTTTCCAAACACACACCTTAAAACCTCCAGAACTTGGAGATGATCTGCAGAGAGGGTCAAAATTACTCCTGAAGATTCTGCACACATTATAAAAGCTACGAGAAATGTCTGACTGCTGTGCTTCCCAACAAGGGTTTTGTCACCAAATATTAACTGATGTTTTACTGGGGGGGTCAAATACTTATTTCcttcaataaaatgcaaattattagttttttctcattttatgtacatttctcagtttttcttttgatattctatgtcattgttaaaataaatctggcaTAAAGTTATgagatgtttcatttatttttttgtataaaatgtttaaagtcagTGGTGGATCAAATGCTTATTGGATAAGATGAGCTTTTCAGaagaacaaatgttttactcattttactAATGTGAGAAATAATAACTCTTACATATTGTTTGAGTGAAATTTTATGTCTCAAAGCTGCCACTAATCACTGTAAGTCCTGTCTAATCTTTTACACTTCAGTGAGATTTTGAATggtaaaacctgttttttttcttaacaatgaataataaagaaaaattcaaaactcACAGTTGAGTCAGCGGAGTGTCATCAACCCACTTCCAGGATCCCTCAGTTTCTATATCATTCAAACCAATCCATGTTTCTTTATTGATGATTGCAGAAAGAAAATTCTGTCAATATTATAGAAAACATATTAAGGTTTCAGTACAGCAGTTATCTGTTTTATGTTATGACATGCAATGACAAAAACCAAGGTAAAGAACATTTCTATTAAAGGTTATAGAATTTATCCAcctaaaaaattaaacattaaaaattttcTAATTGTCTACATAAAAAATGAATCCCTCTTAAACTTTAACTATACTTTAATCTAAAGGAttccttttcttttaagtcagttccacgtttctttattttatgggaaaaataaaaacataagcaCACAGCTAAACATTCATCTTCTTccagtgtgtttcagtgtgtgggCTAAATAATTTAATCCCAAACACGACACAACGCACAATAAATGAAGTCAGAAATGCTAAGATTTGTATCTACTCAGTTTATCCTAATATGGTATCAATATTTTAGACATACAAGCAAAAAAGAGGAAACCTGATGGACgacagtttcatttaaaattaaaatgttcacattaaagtatttaaatttttttgggtGTATTTTcattgtattaaattttttttaaaaaaatgtaaactgaaCCTATTCAAACATCAATATGCATGAAATAGGCAGCAGCATTGTTGTAATACTATAACACAATGGTGATATCTGTGGATTGTACTAAAATAATAGAGGCAATATGGAAACATCTTGTTacacaatatttacattaaactgTCAAAGAAAGATATGAATCTCATTcgcaaacataaataaataatctcacACTGAGGGACCACGTCACCTGTTCATCATCGTCATTTATCACCACCAGATCTCCTCCTCTGTTCCTGCAGTCTTCTCTGGCTTTATTCCAGGAGCCAGACGACGTAGAGAGGAAATAACAAGAAGAGCTGAACGTCCTCCATCCTGCAGGACAGGTTTTCtctaaaagataaattaatatttagctttttttaaacactgctTACTAAGTTCGACAGTAACAGGAAGTCAATGTTGCTTAATCAACCATTTGTAAAGTCATGAAGGTTTGAACTataaacagattattttgaGGATCCAGGGTCTTTAGTAAcagttcaaaaaacataaaatacccACAGATGGAGGAGGATGCAATAAGTGAAACTCTGCAGGAAGGAACTTAAACCAAAGCTGGTATGAAAAGGATCTTCtgtcttttagaaaataagtttttctcATAAACACCTGAAGACTTACTTTTCTTCAACAAACTCTGAAGCCTGATGATCTCGTTAGACATTTCTGTGAGGGTTGCATTCAGACGGTCTCTTTCTTCAATCATTACAGAAAGCTGGTTATTGCTGTCCTGGAGACGATCAGTCAGATTGTCTTTGGTGTCGGTGAGATCTGCTGCCAAGCTGCCTGCATAATGAGTTAAAGTAATTAAAGTATATTAttagagaaaagcagaaaaacgtAATAAGTTATATTCATTTAACTTTAGCTTAAAAAGTTGGTTTTAATGCTGAGAATAATTAAACcactctatttttttattttctgcctttaaaaagaaagaacagactCATGaaagttaaataaacaaaactcacAGAAAACACCAAGGCTGATGAGTCCaatcagcaggaaaacattcaGAAGCCCCAGAGAGATGATAACACCGACATAGAGCCTCTTCTTAGAGATGCCAGGACCTAATCAAAGGAAATACATTTCAATAACATTAATTTCTGCTgcataataatgataaaatatagACATGCTTCTCTTTCTCGTGTTGTTCTTACCTTCATTTTTTCTAACATGAATTTGACAGACAGTTTTCACAGGATGAACATTCATATAGATTTCCTCCATTGCTTTGACAGATGCTGAACGTTTTGTAGACTCTCTGATCTGCAGCAAAACCAGAAGTATGAGAAATGCCAATCTGAGTTTGACATGAGGAAGTTGCCAGTTCTGagtaagataaatatttttagagttAAAATTAGTCCTGTGAAAGTATGACTAGTGTTAGTGATTAACACCTACCAGCCAGAGAGATACTGAATTGTATTAAAAAGAAGTTGTCCCCctcaccttcttcaaatcagacaaaattggtgtcaaacgtctGTGCaggtttgtgcagcaaacattttcGTTTGTGccactatcattttaaagatataaagaaatgtttctagagttcatcaaaggtcaaccagccccccctcccatcttcttcaaatcagacaaaatgggTGTCAATTAACTCGACTctgtttgtgctggtttgtgcagcaaaaattgtcgtttgtgctgctttggctttgaagatattaatgaaaggttaaaggtcaaaaggtccccccctccaccccccaacACTTTTATAAGATCAAACAAAATAGGTGTCAATCACCTTGGCTACGATTGTTGAAATCTAGAAATGTCAGGTCATTCCTCCtgtcataaaatatattgaatgaAAGTGTTTAGTCCAGGAGAAAAGCTGAGAAAATGcatgtttaataattttctgAAGCAactcagctttttatttgtatccAGGCCTCAACTTCCACTTAATGTCTGATGTGGGGTGAGAAGTGTCACATGAAACTTCTTTTAATATCTTCATCAAATAAAGTAAGTGAGACTTGTTAGACTCTCCCATTGTTTCTCTCTGTTGATTATAGAGTTTGCCTGTCAGCTGTACTACAACAGTTTGACCAAAATCTGGGTCAGCCTGGTGTGATGGTTTGAAACTAAACCATCATGAAGGTGGAGGGAGAAGTTAAACTGTTCTTTCTTATTCACAGTTGAGCCAAATCCACAAAGTGTGTTGATGATAAGTAGCATATTTATGTTTACGCCACATCAGCTAAACACATTTCCATCATTATTTCTCATGAGTCCCACTCCTGTCGAATTGCTGATGAAGTTCAGGAGTTGTTGATTGCTGAGTTTGGCAACGCATCGTGTGGAGTAGATGAAGTACATTAAAGAGCAAAGGACTGAGCACACGTCCCTGAAGAACCTCCAAACCGAAAGTAACACTTCAATCACACAGCTTccttaaaatacattgacaCAGACATAGTTAAGATTGTGTGAAGTACATTTATAACACATAAATG
This genomic window contains:
- the LOC114148653 gene encoding CD209 antigen-like protein A; this encodes MIEERDRLNATLTEMSNEIIRLQSLLKKKKTCPAGWRTFSSSCYFLSTSSGSWNKAREDCRNRGGDLVVINDDDEQNFLSAIINKETWIGLNDIETEGSWKWVDDTPLTQL